Proteins from a single region of Leuconostoc gasicomitatum LMG 18811:
- a CDS encoding gluconeogenesis factor YvcK family protein has protein sequence MPKRPKIVIIGGGSGLPVIIKPLVKKNIDLTAIVTVADDGGSSGLLRNYINIVPPGDIRNILVAMSHVDPKITQVMQYRFDAKDDFFAKHAVGNLIIAAMTEMHGNIFDAVQHLARFMNVRGRIYPVSNEPLVLHAEFKNGDIIAGEAEITHAHKTIDHVWVTGDEPGEEPKAAPEVVEAIIGADMIVYGPGSLFTSILPNVVVPEVNAALRITKAKQVYISNIMTQKGETDAYTDAQHLLALNSHIGAPVIDYVVANNAVVPNDFVDFQKWDEISNQVKLDEAAVSVQGARQIAGDFLQLRDAGAFHDGEKIMKELLQILERK, from the coding sequence ATGCCAAAGAGACCAAAAATTGTTATTATTGGTGGCGGCTCAGGTTTGCCAGTTATTATTAAACCACTAGTTAAAAAAAATATCGATCTCACTGCAATTGTTACGGTTGCAGATGATGGTGGATCTAGTGGGTTATTACGAAATTATATTAACATTGTGCCACCGGGTGACATTCGAAACATTCTGGTTGCAATGTCTCATGTTGACCCCAAAATTACACAAGTCATGCAGTACCGTTTTGATGCTAAAGATGATTTTTTTGCTAAGCATGCAGTTGGGAATTTAATCATTGCCGCTATGACAGAAATGCATGGTAACATTTTTGATGCTGTGCAACATTTGGCTCGTTTTATGAATGTACGCGGTCGAATTTATCCAGTTTCTAATGAACCCTTAGTGCTACATGCTGAATTTAAAAATGGGGATATTATTGCAGGAGAAGCAGAAATTACGCATGCGCACAAAACAATTGATCATGTCTGGGTAACCGGTGATGAACCAGGCGAAGAACCAAAAGCAGCACCTGAAGTTGTTGAGGCAATTATAGGTGCGGATATGATTGTGTATGGACCAGGAAGTCTATTCACTTCTATTTTACCTAACGTTGTGGTCCCTGAAGTTAATGCGGCCCTGCGTATTACAAAAGCAAAACAAGTTTATATTTCTAATATAATGACGCAAAAAGGTGAAACAGATGCCTATACCGATGCACAACATTTATTAGCTTTGAATTCGCATATTGGCGCGCCTGTAATAGATTATGTTGTTGCCAATAATGCTGTTGTGCCAAATGATTTTGTTGATTTTCAAAAATGGGATGAAATTTCGAATCAAGTTAAACTGGATGAGGCTGCTGTTAGTGTGCAGGGGGCCAGACAGATAGCTGGTGATTTCTTGCAATTGCGTGATGCAGGGGCATTTCATGATGGCGAAAAAATAATGAAAGAATTATTACAAATTTTGGAGCGAAAATAA
- a CDS encoding putative metal homeostasis protein gives MTEKLDIASAARKLKSPNIKTRKRALKAIHDLAKQVKISK, from the coding sequence ATGACAGAAAAGTTAGACATTGCTTCAGCGGCTCGGAAACTAAAGAGCCCAAACATCAAGACGCGCAAACGTGCATTGAAGGCTATTCATGATTTAGCCAAACAGGTTAAAATTTCCAAGTAA